Proteins encoded within one genomic window of Alteribacter populi:
- a CDS encoding HD-GYP domain-containing protein translates to MLNKNESLTGEKFREVQKHPIYRKEILEQVEGVSENIINGAHLYHERLDGTGWYPFGQTEEATSFQAQILAVADTYDAISSDRVYREKFSPFEAIKELVNEVYAGKLHGRIVFPFVQQIINGYMNRQVRMTNGAVGTLSAN, encoded by the coding sequence ATCTTAAATAAAAACGAGTCCTTAACCGGAGAAAAATTTCGAGAAGTCCAGAAACATCCCATTTATCGCAAGGAAATATTAGAGCAGGTGGAGGGTGTCAGTGAGAACATTATTAATGGAGCCCATCTCTATCATGAAAGACTGGACGGGACTGGGTGGTACCCATTTGGACAAACGGAAGAGGCGACTTCTTTTCAAGCACAAATCTTAGCCGTCGCCGATACATACGATGCTATTTCATCAGATCGGGTTTACCGCGAGAAGTTTTCTCCTTTTGAAGCTATAAAAGAGCTCGTGAATGAAGTTTATGCTGGCAAATTACATGGTAGAATTGTTTTTCCCTTTGTTCAACAAATCATCAATGGCTATATGAACCGACAAGTTAGAATGACGAATGGAGCAGTAGGAACGCTCTCTGCAAATTGA
- a CDS encoding redoxin domain-containing protein, which yields MKLRAEMPELTGATEWLNDELTKNELVGDKPTLFHFWSVSCGLCKEAMPDVNEFRDEFEDELNVVAVHMPRSEKDLDMSVIKAMAMSHDITQPIFVDNDHKLTDAFENQYVPAYYVFDAEGKLRHFQAGGGGMKMLRKRVNRVLGNEEK from the coding sequence ATGAAACTAAGAGCTGAAATGCCTGAATTAACAGGTGCCACAGAATGGTTAAACGATGAACTAACAAAGAATGAACTAGTAGGAGACAAACCGACTTTATTTCACTTTTGGTCAGTAAGTTGCGGACTATGTAAAGAGGCTATGCCGGACGTTAACGAATTTCGTGATGAATTCGAAGACGAATTGAACGTTGTTGCAGTTCACATGCCTCGTTCTGAAAAAGACTTGGATATGAGTGTGATTAAAGCAATGGCGATGAGCCATGATATAACACAGCCGATCTTTGTCGACAATGATCATAAACTTACTGATGCTTTCGAAAATCAATACGTACCCGCCTATTACGTATTTGATGCGGAAGGTAAGCTCCGTCACTTCCAAGCTGGCGGTGGCGGTATGAAAATGCTGCGAAAGCGTGTTAACCGTGTTCTAGGTAACGAAGAAAAATAA
- a CDS encoding peroxiredoxin gives MVAKQAPRFEMEAVLANKEFGKVSLEENMKNDKWTVLYFYPMDFTFVCPTEITSLSDRYEEFEDLDTEVIGVSTDTIHTHLAWINTDRDDNGLGDLNYSLAADTNHNVARDYGVLVEDEGIALRGLFIISPEGELMYSVVNHNNVGRDVDETLRVLQALQTGGLCPANWKPGQTTL, from the coding sequence ATGGTAGCAAAACAAGCACCACGATTTGAAATGGAGGCTGTACTTGCAAATAAAGAATTCGGGAAAGTTTCTTTAGAAGAAAATATGAAAAACGATAAATGGACGGTTCTTTATTTTTATCCAATGGACTTCACCTTCGTATGTCCAACAGAAATCACATCGTTAAGTGATCGTTATGAAGAATTCGAAGACCTTGATACTGAGGTAATTGGTGTCTCAACAGATACGATCCACACTCACCTAGCATGGATCAATACCGATCGTGATGATAATGGACTAGGTGACTTAAACTACTCATTGGCTGCCGATACAAACCATAACGTGGCTCGTGACTACGGTGTCTTAGTTGAAGATGAAGGTATTGCCCTTCGCGGACTATTTATCATAAGCCCTGAAGGTGAACTTATGTATTCAGTAGTAAATCATAACAACGTCGGTCGTGACGTAGACGAAACATTACGCGTCCTTCAAGCACTTCAAACAGGTGGACTTTGCCCGGCTAACTGGAAACCAGGTCAAACAACACTTTAA